DNA from Geobacillus vulcani PSS1:
TATGAAGCCGCCATTGTGGATGGGGCGAATCGCTGGCAGCAAACCATTTACATTACGTTGCCTTCCATGTTGCCGATTATTATCGTTGTGGGGACTTTATCGTTAGGAAACATTTTAAATGCTGGGTTTGACCAAATTTTAAACTTGTATAACCCCCTTGTTTACAAAACGGGCGATATTATTGACACGTACGTTTACCGCGTTGGTCTTTTAAACGGGGATTTTAGCTATGCGACGGCCGTTGGGTTATTTAAATCGATCATTAGCTTTATTTTAGTGGTGATAGGATATCGCCTTGCTTATAAGTATGCCAACTATAAAATCTTTTAAGGGAGGGGAGGCATATGAATCATCATTATCAAAAAAGCTTGTCCTACAAAATATTTACTATTTTTAACTATACCTTTTTAACGGTTGCTGCGTTGCTTTGTATTTTGCCTCTTATTCATATTTTAGCTGTTTCTTTTAGCGGCAGCGCAGCAGCAACGGCCAATTTGGTCGGGTTTTGGCCTGTCGATTTTACGCTAGATGCGTACGAAAAAACGATTGGAAACGAAAACTTTTTGCGCTCTCTCTGGAATTCGTTTTTACGGGTCGTATTAGGGACAGCCATTTCCATGGCCGTTATGTTGTGTGCAGCCTATCCGTTGTCCAAAAGTGACAAGGCATTTCGCGGACGAAAAATTTATATGTGGTTTTTCGTTTTTACGATGCTGTTCCATGGCGGGCTTGTACCGACCTATATGGTTGTGACAAAGCTTGGGTTGACGGATACGATTTGGGCGCTTATTTTGCCGTCTGCCGTCAGTTCGTTCAACTTAATCTTGCTTGTGAATTTTTTCCGTACTTCAGTGCCCAAATCGCTTGAGGAAGCTGCTTTGATGGACGGAGCAAATCACTTTACGATTTTTTGGAAAATTTATTTACCGATTTCTGTTCCAGCGATTGCGACGATTTCGCTGTTTACGATGGTATTCCATTGGAATTCATGGTTTGACG
Protein-coding regions in this window:
- a CDS encoding carbohydrate ABC transporter permease, with amino-acid sequence MNHHYQKSLSYKIFTIFNYTFLTVAALLCILPLIHILAVSFSGSAAATANLVGFWPVDFTLDAYEKTIGNENFLRSLWNSFLRVVLGTAISMAVMLCAAYPLSKSDKAFRGRKIYMWFFVFTMLFHGGLVPTYMVVTKLGLTDTIWALILPSAVSSFNLILLVNFFRTSVPKSLEEAALMDGANHFTIFWKIYLPISVPAIATISLFTMVFHWNSWFDGMIYMSDVKHYPLSTFLQTIIVQQDFTKMSVDAETLQNLSERTVKAAQIFIAALPMLIVYPFVQKFFVKGIVLGAEKE